The following nucleotide sequence is from Vulpes lagopus strain Blue_001 chromosome 1, ASM1834538v1, whole genome shotgun sequence.
TGTCTTTGACCTTCTCTCAAGGATCCCTTGAGGAGTAGGGGCCCTTGAGAAAAGGTCAAGGACCCGAGACTCATTCTCGCATAGGGACTGTTGGCATGAAGTGAGCTGGGTAACCACAGCCTACAGTCCGGCCCTCAGCTTTGCAAACTCACAACCTAAGTATTATCACCATCCCTGGTGATTGATTTGATTCAAAAGAACCCAGCTCACAGGAGGCAGGTGCATAAACTAGTGTAACTACCACGTGCACAAGAATAGTTTTGAGCACAGGCCAGGAAATTCTCTCTTAAAGGAACATCTATCCAGAAACCAAATAACAGTCAGAAGACTGCAGAACGAATATGGACGAATCGCAAAAGAGGTAGCTAGAGCTAAGGAGTATTTCACTTGGGTCCTGGTGAGACCAGGAAAAAATATCTTTGCCCCATGAGAATGCCAATCTCGAGTTACTGAAATATTCATACCCAGTAGGCCTGGAGTGCTAACTATCAAATTCTTGCTCTCTGGCTCCTCTTGTTGCCCATCTCCCACATTCTCTCTTCAGCCTGTACAATTAATTagatttaaaggtttttaattacAGTCACATTCCAAAGAAAGACTTCTTGGACTTTACACATCCAAATCAGATGACTAGAGCGAACCGTTCTTTTCACATAAAGAAACATGTCACCGACGATCTTCAGTTCAGTGGAGGGTTCGGCGTTATCTGCTTATTTTTCAAGACCCTGAGGGTACCCCCCTGTTCACTGCAGTTCCCTATGGACTGCACTAACTTTTcccattaaataaacaaatgtatattttattttatttatttttttatggtagttgtatttttaatttttcaaggagcctccatactgttttccatgctggctgcaccagtttacgtTCCCACCAGTGACGCACCATGGTTCTCTTGTTGCCAcgtacttgttatttcttgtctatTTGGtagtagccattctgacaaaaAGAAGGTGGtagctcagggcagcccgggtggcccagcggtttagcaccgccttcagcccaggccgtgatcccgtggtcccgggatcgagtcctgcactgggctccctgcgtggaacctgcttctccctctgcctgtgtttctgcctctctctctgtgtctctcatgagtaaataaatagaatcttaaaaaaaaaaaaaaaaaagaaggtggtaTCTGATTATTGagttgcattttcctaatgatgagtgatgttgagcatcttcagTGTCGCCATCTGTacgtcttttttggaaaaatgtctcttcagtccctctgccaatttttatttatttacttttgtatatatttttttattggagttcgacaacatagagcataacacccagtgctcctcccggCAAGTGCCCCCCCttaagtgcccgtcacccagtcaccctgtccccctgcccacctccctttccaccaccccttgttcctttcccagagtcaggagtctctcatgtcctgtctccctttctgatatttcccactcattgtctctcctttcccctatgatcccttttactattttttatattccccaaatgaatgagaccacataatatttgtccttctctgacggattgacttcactcagcataataccctccagttccatccacgccgaagcaaacggtgggtattcaCGCCtcctgatggctgaggaatactccattgcaaacatatattttaaagtcaatcTCAAAAGTAAGGAACGGAGGAGAGTTCCTTCAGCGGACGTCCCGTGACCGAGGTTTTGTTGACTGTCAGCTAAAAGAGGTCGGTGGCTCCCATCCTTCTGGCCTCCTCTTTTCTGAGCCAAACGCCCACCCGGCACATCTTCTGGTGATGTCTTTTGGAGCGTGGCCTGGAGGAGGGTCTGCGGTCCTCGTCCCTTCGATGGAGGGCCCCAAACCGGTCACAGCACTCAAAGGTGGCCCAGGTAAGTCCAGTTGGAAACATTCATGGGgatccccggggggggggggggggctcagcaggtgagcatctgcctgcggccTAGGTCGTGACCCGGGGTCACCCATCaggtcccacgccaggctccgtgcatggagcctgcttctccctcggcctgggtctcggtttctctgtgtgtctcatgaataaataattaaaatcttaaaaaaaaaaaagggggatccctgggtggctcagcagtttagcgcctgcctttggcccaggcggtgaccctggggtcctggaatcgagtcccacgtcgggctcccggtgcatggagcctgcttctccctctgcctgtgtctctgcctctctctctctctctctatgtctataataaataaataaataaaatctttaaaaaaaaatcttaaaaaaaaaaaaaaaaagcacttatgGAAGGTCGGCGCTGTGACGAGGGCCTGACACCGGCTGCCCGGCTCCGGCTCTGCTCCGCCGAGCTGGTGACAGCTTCAGGAACCACAGCGAATTAGCGGAGATTAATGCCCAGGTAGCAGCcaaggtggtaaaaaaaaaaaaaaaaaaaaaaaaaaaaagaaagaaaaaaaaattaaaagaaaagcactTAGGACGTCTGGTGAGCCCTAGCGGAATGCCGCGCGGCTCATCCCATCTCAGCCCGAGTCCGGGCCGCCCGGACCCCAGGCCACCGGGTCGCCCCCGGGTCGCGCGGCCCAAGCCCGGAGCCCAGACCCGCAGCCTccgcagtgggggtggggggggtggggacctgggcggggccagctctgccgGCAGCGTcgctgccccgccccctcgctGCTCCCATTGGTTGCAGGGAAAAACGTCAAGCCAATCCACACACACTGTAGCGCCCTCCTCTGAGGTCACTTCCGCCGCCGGGGTCAGGCTCCGCCCAGCTGGCCCGGCATCCCTCGCGCCGGCGGAGTCAAGATGGAGGAGTACGCGAGGGAGCCCTGGTGAGTCTGCCCCGCGCGCTTGCCTTGCGCCCGCCCTGTGGGCCGGTGGTGCCGGTGCCCCGCCGCCGGGGGCCGGGACGTGCTGGCTGAGCTCAGTCGCAGGCCTGCCGGCGCGGCGTGGGTGGCCGCCAACAGCCGGCGCGCTGGCGACCTTGCTTCGGGCGCGGGGCTCGCCGGGGCGCCCTGTGCCCGCCGCGGGGGAGGGGACCGTGGGCCTCGCAAGGCGGTGCTCGGGGCCGTGCTGGGGCCGAGCAGAGGCTCCCCGGCGGCGGAGCTTGGGGCCCTGCCTTGGGGGCTGCCTGCGGGGCAGAAGGCGCTGCGGGCGGGGGCGCTCGCCGAGGGCCGTGGGCGGGAATCCGCGCCCCGGGTCAGTGTCGGGCCAGGCCCCCTGCTCGCCGCTTTACAGGTTCCAGGCGTGGAAGCGTGATGGGCCCCCCCAGGGcgtggccccggggtcctgggttcagtCCTGCGTGGGCGCCTGCGTCCCGCTCTGCCCGTgtcgctgcccctcccccctctctgtgtctcgcatggaaaaatacataaaatcttaaaaaaaaaaaaaaaatagttcccgAAGCTCGCAGTTGCTGTCAGAAGTCTCAGGTTGTCCAAATTTAAGgtctcccggggtgggggggggggcgtaaGAGAGAAATCAAGTCTTGCTGTTTGGGTTAACCGCCTGGGTTACGGTGTTAGAGCGAAAGCCCAGATGCCCTCAACCTGTGGAAGTGCCTAGGACCTGACCATCGGCAGCCATGTTACCTGCCTTGtgcccttttttaaagattttacttatttattcatgagagagacacagagagatagaggcagagacacaggcagagggagaagcaggagcccgacgcgggatttgattccaggaccccggggtcacggcctgggccaaaggcaggcgctaaaccgctgagccacccagggatccccccccctttttttttttaagattttatttatttattcatgagagagagagagagagagagagagagagaggcagagacacagcagagggagaagcaggctccatgcagggagcccgacgtgggactccatcccgggtctccaggatcgcgccctgggcccaaggcaggtgccaaaccgctgagccacccaggctgttcccccccgccccccttttttttaaatccctcaaACGGGCTACAGCACATGTTTCAGCACCTTCTGGCTCTTTAGAATCACCAAACGTAACGTAAGGATCTCTCCTCCCAAATCAGTGCTTACATATGCAGAATTCGGCTCGCTGCAGACTTGTCATCAGCTGCTGTTGGATGTGACATAATgacacaggcaggcaggaggctgaatcttttttttttattctgtgcaGAATTTACTCCCGGGGCcgtaagtttttgtttcttctgtttctcctgggatatctttttcttctgtgcaacctcctcttctggtttaggaacaatctgctctttttcagtaagaatccTCTCgatgtggcagggagagctcatGTGTGGGTTAATCCGGCCGTGAGCCCTGCAGGTTCTACGTGGCATCTTGGGGGCTTTgttcacctggatgtgctcaatgaccagagaatctacatcaaaacccttaagttcagcattactctctgcatttttaaacatgtgcagtaaaaattcagcactctttTTGGGCCACCGACCCTGTAtccagccccactgtttggcCTGCGCACACCTACCAACTCCACCGTTGTAGCGACGGAATGGCACACGCTGCTTCTGTaaagtgacatctttcagatGCTTGGTGGCTTTTCGAATAtgcatacccttgatggcctgggcagtTTCACGTGTGTTCTTCTTAAAGTGAACACGAAGATTTGGACCTCTCAACTtgcatgattttgtagggttttttggGTCCAGCAAGTAGCGAACCATCTCCAGAGGTCACCTCAGGCCGCTCATAGGAAGAGGAAGCGAGGCTGAATTTTTTTGACTTTGTTGAGTTAAAGATGTCATAAGAATAATGAGTTTTCATTCACTGATTAGGTGGTCCCTTTCTCTGAGTACGTATGTCCTGAAGCAATACAGTCAATTGTCTGGTTGGTTTTGTAGTCAAAACTGCTTTAATCTTCTGCACTGCCCTGTTTGGTAAGAGCGTTTTCTCAAGTCCACCAGCCTCAAACTACAAGCATCTCTTTCCTCCCCGCACACCACCCCACCTCTAAACAGGTACACCATATGCGTATTGTCACTATCTTACGTGACATCCTTAATGCCTTTTATAATAGCTTTCCAAttgctctccttccctccagcccacTTTAATACATCATATGGACTTAATCTTTCTAAATACTTCcttttaggggtgtctgggtggctcagtcaggtctgtcttcagctcaggtcatgatcccagggtccggaaCTGAGCCCTACGGTATCCcggggctccctgctaagtgaggaatctgcttctccctctccctctctgcctccccgtttgtgtgtgctctctcagataaatgaaaaaatcttttaaaaaataaatacttcctcTTAccatatgtttcttttaaaaaacccacagtCTGTGTGACCTAATGGGAAGGATTTGGAACTTTGGAGTCCtagattttgtatttaaattgtaCTAAttacgggcagccctggtggcacagcggtttagcgccacctgcagcccagggtgtaatcctggagagacctgggatcgagtcccacgttgggctccctgcgtggagcctgcttctccctctgcctttgtctctgcctctctctctctgtgtctctcatgaataaataaataaaatttaaaaataaaaaaaattgtgctaaTTACTACCTATATGATCTTGGGCGAATTAATCTGTCAGAGCCTCTACTCGTGTAAAATGGAGGAGACAGGAATACCCTTTTTTGCAAAGTTAAAAGCTTAGAGATTCTATCAGAGAATAACCTAACTTTCTTGAAAATCATAG
It contains:
- the LOC121473620 gene encoding 60S ribosomal protein L17-like, encoding MVRYLLDPKNPTKSCKLRGPNLRVHFKKNTRETAQAIKGMHIRKATKHLKDVTLQKQRVPFRRYNGGVGRCAQAKQWGWIQGRWPKKSAEFLLHMFKNAESNAELKGFDVDSLVIEHIQVNKAPKMPRRTCRAHGRINPHMSSPCHIERILTEKEQIVPKPEEEVAQKKKISQEKQKKQKLTAPGVNSAQNKKKRFSLLPACVIMSHPTAADDKSAASRILHM